Part of the Desulfolutivibrio sulfoxidireducens genome is shown below.
CGACGCCTTGCGCGTACCCCTGGACCGGGTCGAACGGCTGGCGATCTGCGGCAACCCCACACAGTTATCCTTGTTCCAGGCCCTGGACATCCGCGACCTGGCCTATGCGGGCAAGAGGTTGCTGGCACGGCTCGGCGTGGATCCTCCGACGAGGGACGCCGCGGTCGTGGACGTCGCGAAGTTCCCCGGGCTGGCCTTGCCCGCCGGCTGCCAGGTTCTCGTCCCCCCGGCCGTGCGCCACGAGGTCGGGGCCGACGCCCTGGCGCTGATTCTGCGCACCGGTATGCTTCATGGAGCGGACACCGCGGTGGCCATCGACTACGGCACCAACGCCGAGATCGCCCTGGTGCACCAGGGTCGCGTGCTGACTGGCTCCACCGCCGCTGGCCCAGCCCTGGAAGGCCAGCACATCGCTTGCGGGATGCTGGCCGCGCCCGGGGCCGTGGCCGACCTTGAACCCGACGCCGGGCTGCATCGCCTCCACATTTTGGACCAGGCCATGCTTCCGGTACGAGGCCCGCTGGTCGATCTGCGCGGCGGGCCCTCCCGCGAAGCGTCTCTCGGGCCTCCTGCCCGCGGCATCACCGGCACCGGGACCATCGCGGCCATCGATCAGGGGCAGGAAGCCGGCTTGGTCGAGGCGCCGCGCATCGTCACAGCCGATCAGGCCCTGCACCTGGGAGAGGCGCTGTACCTGACCGAAGCGGACCTGCTGGAGGCGGGCAAGGCCTTCGGCGCCGTGCGGGCCGGCATGATCACCCTGTGCCACGAGGCCGGCATCGAACTTGCGGCCATCCGCACCGCGTACATGGCCGGCGCCTCGGGTACCTACGTGGACGCGCGCAAGGCCCAGCGGTTGGGCCTGCTTCCGCCGCGGACGGAGCGCGTCTATCAGGTGGGCAACACCTCACTGGCCATGGCCAGGGAACTGGCCCTTGACCCCGGCCTCCTGGCGTCGCTGAGTCGGCTGGCCGGCCGGTTGCGCGAGTCGCACTGCATGTTCGCCACGTCCAAAGTCTTCGCCAAGGTCTTTCTGCTGGAGTTCTCGCACTGGACCGAGGGCATGCCCATGGATCATTACCGGCGTTTCCTGGTCAGATACGGCCTGCCCGACCTCCCGCCGCTTGGGGCCGCGCCTGAGATCGAGCGGCTGGTGGAGCGGGACATAGATGACCTGGGCCGCATGGGTCTGACAACCATCCCGGACATCGGCGACGTGGAGCGTCGGTCCTTCGAGGGTTGCATTGTCTGTGGCGCCTGCGTGGAGGCCTGCCCGGAACATGCCCTGACCCTCGACCGCGAGGCCGCGCCGCCCGCACTGGTTCTGGACCAGGCCTTGTGCAACGGCGTGGCCTGCGGGCGTTGCGAACGCGCCTGTTCGGAGAAGGTATTTCGTCTGGAGCGCTTCTTTCGGCCTTCGGGAGACGATGGCCGCCGAGACGCTGAACGGACCATGGAAAATCAGGCACCCTGACACGTCCCGCGTCACGAGACCATTGCGCGGCAGGAACGAATCCATGGGAACCCTGGGCCTTATCACCTGCGAAATGCTGGAACTCGAGTTCGCCTGGCTCCTTGCCGGCGACCCCGATGTTCAGCGCATCGCCATCGTGGAGAACGCCCGCTCCAGGCGGTTT
Proteins encoded:
- a CDS encoding methylamine methyltransferase corrinoid protein reductive activase translates to MSGLGIALDLGTSGFRAQALDFATAEVLSTAISTRHPLPGANVMDHVHFALEMGGEAARDIVVRAVNRLLDALRVPLDRVERLAICGNPTQLSLFQALDIRDLAYAGKRLLARLGVDPPTRDAAVVDVAKFPGLALPAGCQVLVPPAVRHEVGADALALILRTGMLHGADTAVAIDYGTNAEIALVHQGRVLTGSTAAGPALEGQHIACGMLAAPGAVADLEPDAGLHRLHILDQAMLPVRGPLVDLRGGPSREASLGPPARGITGTGTIAAIDQGQEAGLVEAPRIVTADQALHLGEALYLTEADLLEAGKAFGAVRAGMITLCHEAGIELAAIRTAYMAGASGTYVDARKAQRLGLLPPRTERVYQVGNTSLAMARELALDPGLLASLSRLAGRLRESHCMFATSKVFAKVFLLEFSHWTEGMPMDHYRRFLVRYGLPDLPPLGAAPEIERLVERDIDDLGRMGLTTIPDIGDVERRSFEGCIVCGACVEACPEHALTLDREAAPPALVLDQALCNGVACGRCERACSEKVFRLERFFRPSGDDGRRDAERTMENQAP